The sequence atgacaaaaatgacaaaatgacaaaaatgacaaaaatgacaaaaatgacaaaaatgacaaaaatgacaaaaatgacaaaaatgacaaaaatgacaaaaatgacaaaaatgacaaaaatgacaaaatgacaaaaatgacaaaaatgacaaaaatgacaaaaatgacaaaaatgacaaaaaatgacaaaaatgacaaaaatgacaaaaatgacaaaaatgacaaaaatgacaaaaatgacaaaaatgacaaaaatgacaaaaatgacaaaaatgacaaaaatgacaaaaatgacaaaaatgacaaaaatgacaaaaatgacaaaaatgacaaaaatgacaaaaatgacaaaaatgacaaaaatgacaaaaatgacaaaatgacaaaaatgacaaaaatgacaaaaatgacaaaaatgacaaaaatgacaaaaatgacaaaatgacaaaaatgacaaaaatgacaaaaatgataaaaatgacaaaaatgacaaaaatgacaaaaatgacaaaaatgacaaaaatgacaaaatgacaaaaatgacaaaaatgacaaaatgacaaaaatgacaaaaatgacaaaaatgacaaaaatgacaaaaatgacaaaaatgacaaaaatgacaaaaatgacaaaaatgacaaaaatgacaaaaatgacaaaaatgacaaaaatgacaaaaatgacaaaaatgacaaaaatgacaaaaatgacaaaaatgacaaaaatgacaaaaatgacaaaaatgacaaaaatgacaaaaatgacaaaaatgacaaaaatgacaaaaatgacaaaaatgacaaaaatgacaaaatgacaaaaatgacaaaatgacaaaaatgacaaaatgacaaaatgacaaaaatgacaaaaatgacaaaaatgacaaaaatgacaaaaatgacaaaaatgacaaaaatgacaaaaatgacaaaaatgacaaaaatgacaaaaatgacaaaaatgacaaaaatgacaaaaatgacaaaaatgacaaaaatgacaaaaatgacaaaaatgacaaaaatgacaaaaatgacaaaaatgacaaaaatgacaaaaatgacaaaaatgacaaaaatgacaaaaatgacaaaatgacaaaaatgacaaaaatgacaaaaatgacaaaaatgacaaaaatgacaaaaatgacaaaaatgacaaaaatgacaaaaatgacaaaaaatgacaaaaatgacaaaaatgacaaaaatgacaaaaatgacaaaaatgacaaaaatgacaaaaatgacaaaaatgacaaaaatgacaaaaatgacaaaatgacaaaaatgacaaaaatgacaaaaatgacaaaaatgacaaaaatgacaaaaatgacaaaaatgacaaaaatgacaaaaatgacaaaaatgacaaaaatgacaaaaatgacaaaaatgacaaaaatgacaaaaatgacaaaaatgataaaaatgataaaaatgacaaaaatgacaaaaatgacaaaaatgacaaaaatgacaaaaatgacaaaaatgacaaaaatgacaaaaatgataaaaatgataaaaatgacaaaaatgacaaaaatgacaaaaatgacaaaaatgacaaaaatgacaaaaatgacaaaaatgacaaaaatgacaaaaatgacaaaaatgacaaaaatgacaaaaatgacaaaaatgacaaaaatgacaaaaatgacaaaaatgacaaaaatgacaaaaatgacaaaaatgacaaaaatgacaaaaatgacaaaaatgacaaaaatgacaaaaatgacaaaaatgacaaaaatgacaaaaatgacaaaaatgacaaaaatgacaaaaatgacaaaaatgacaaaaatgacaaaaatgacaaaaatgacaaaaatgacaaaaatgacaaaaatgacaaaaatgacaaaaatgacaaaaatgacaaaaatgacaaaaatgacaaaaatgacaaaaatgacaaaaatgacaaaaatgacaaaaatgacaaaaatgacaaaaatgacaaaaatgacaaaaatgacaaaaatgacaaaaatgacaaaaatgacaaaaatgacaaaaatgacaaaaatgacaaaaatgacaaaaatgacaaaaatgacaaaaatgacaaaaatgacaaaaatgacaaaaatgacaaaaatgacaaaaatgacaaaaatgacaaaaatgacaaaaatggcaaaaatgacaaaaatgacaaaaatgacaaaaatgacaaaaatgacaaaaatgacaaaaatgacaaaaatgacaaaaatgacaaaaatgacaaaaatgacaaaaatgacaaaaatgacaaaaatgacaaaaatgacaaaaatgacaaaaatgacaaaaatgacaaaaatgacaaaaatgacaaaaatgacaaaaatgacaaaaatgacaaaaatgacaaaaatgacaaaaatgacaaaaatgacaaaaatgacaaaaatgacaaaaatggcaaaaatgacaaaaatgacaaaaatgacaaaaatgacaaaaatgacaaaaatgacaaaaatgacaaaaatgacaaaaatgacaaaaatgacaaaaatgacaaaaatgacaaaaatgacaaaaatgacaaaaatgacaaaaatgacaaaaatgacaaaaatgacaaaaatgacaaaaatgacaaaaatgacaaaaatgacaaaaatgacaaaaatgacaaaaatgacaaaaatgacaaaaatgacaaaaatgacaaaaatgacaaaaatgacaaaaatgacaaaaatgacaaaaatgacaaaaatgacaaaaatgacaaaaatgacaaaaatgacaaaaatgacaaaaatgacaaaaatgacaaaaatgacaaaaatgacaaaaatgacaaaaatgacaaaaatgacaaaaatgacaaaaatgacaaaaatgacaaaaatgacaaaaatgacaaaaatgacaaaaatgacaaaaatgacaaaaatgacaaaaatgacaaaaatgacaaaaatggcaaaaatgacaaaaatgacaaaaatgacaaaaatgacaaaaatgacaaaaatgacaaaaatgactaaaatgacaaaaatgacaaaaatgacaaaaatgacaaaaaatgacaaaaatgacaaaaattacaaaaattacaaaaatgacaaaaatgataaaaatgacaaaaatgacaaaaatgacaaaaatgacaaaaatgacaaaaatgacaaaaatgacaaaaatgacaaaaatgacaaaaatgacaaaaatgacaaaaatgacaaaaatgacaaaaatgacaaaaatgacaaaaatgacaaaaatgacaaaaatgacaaaaatgacaaaaatgacaaaaatgacaaaaatgacaaaaatgacaaaaatgacaaaaatgacaaaaatgacaaaaatgacaaaaatgacaaaaatgacaaaaatgacaaaaatgacaaaaatgacaaaaatgacaaaaatgacaaaaatgacaaaaatggcaaaaatgacaaaaatgacaaaaatgacaaaaatgacaaaaatgacaaaaatgacaaaaatgacaaaaatgacaaaaatgacaaaaatgacaaaaatgacaaaaaatgacaaaaatgacaaaaattacaaaaattacaaaaatgacaaaaatgataaaaatgacaaaaatgacaaaaatgacaaaaatgacaaaaatgacaaaaatgacaaaaatgacaaaaatgacaaaaatgacaaaaatgacaaaaatgacaaaaatgacaaaaatgacaaaaatgacaaaaatgacaaaaatgacaaaaatgacaaaaatgacaaaaatgacaaaaatgacaaaaatgacaaaaatgacaaaaatgacaaaaatgacaaaaatgacaaaaatgacaaaaatgacaaaaatgacaaaaatgacaaaaatgacaaaaatgacaaaaatgaaaaaaatgacaacgtcacaataaaacttaaatggaTCATAAATATCACTAAAACATATTGAAAGCCACATCAAATTTACTCGAAAGTGTTACAATAATATATCAATTAGATCACATttctatcaactttttttttcgaacatgttGGAACTCTTCAGAATTATAATTttagctattttatctaaattcgtttgattttttctcTCGGCGCCCATGATGGAATTTAAGCGCAAAATGCGAGTTACGGTCAAATTTATTGGCATCTCGCGGGAGGAGTGGGCCAAACCGAGGCGTGGCCAAGTCATTACACATTCCTTATCCAGCTGTCACAACGCTGTTTTGTCAACCTTGTTACCCGTAGCGTCGTTCCTGTTTAAGGTTTGTTCAATCTCTGTACCATGTCCATGTACGTACAAAACACAATTCGATGGTGGTATTACTTATTACTCTTATTTGAAGGCACGAGATAATCAGTCATGGTCGCTTGGAGGTGTCACATTGTGCTTAGCTTTTATGGGGGAATAAATTGGGATCTGCGAGAGGTCCAACAATGCTCGATTGACTAGTGAAAGATTAAAGTTTATTGAGTTTCCTTTCTAGAAGAGTATTGCTAGGCACTATGTTTAAGTTCTAACAGGAGCGTCCTGACCCGGTTGGATTCCTCCAGTGGTGCCAGTGCCTGTTTTGGGCAAAAATCCATTCTCGTCCGCCTTGTAGTTGACCCAATAGGTTTGTCCATCGGGCGATACGAACGTAAAGGCACCTTCGACTCCCAGAATCTTCGTTCCGTTGGCGGTGTCCTTTGGAGTTCCAACTTCGGAGAAGATCTGCTTGTTACTTTGTTCATAACtggaaattaagaaaataatcgTGATCTAGTTGACCTGCTATTGAACTAAGATAAGGAAACGATCTCACGTAAAGGCGTAGCCTGCTTCGTTGTTATTTGTAAAGTTGTATCTCAACAGTTGAATTCCGCTGTTGTCCCCTCCGTTGTTCTGCGGCGGAATCTGCGGTGCGGCCAAAACAGCCACGACCATTGAAAGGACACTTATCAACGTGATCTTGCTCATTATTCAATTCTAAACTCAACTCAAAACTGCTTCTAAGAACCGATTACAAAACACGAATGTTCAATTCTGCCCGATAGTCGCAAATTTATATACTTACCACCCAtgaagaagtgaagaagtgaCCTCAAGGAAACAATCGAACGATTTGTACAAGATaaacaaatatagtttgaaCTACAGCAATCAATTGTGAACGCTCGGCAAGCAGGTAGTTGCCATCATCATAGAAAACTACTTCCAATGTTAACGAGTGTGATTTTTTGCTATGCATCGTGATGCGCTAAATAGTAGGCCAATATTTGAATGCTGAAGCCACACTCCCATTGAAGAAGTTTCCTCCCACCTTAGATGACACCTGCAATGTCCAGCCTACTATTGATCGACCGCTTTAGAGAGAAAAATAATGAGAATCaatgtatttttgtcattagaTCGTTGGTTCTTTCAAGGTTGCTGGTGTCTTGAACTTGATAAAAAGATTGAATGTATATGTGCAGCAACTGCGAAGACAGATAATCTAAATGAGTCCTAAATTCCCCAGGataacaaactcaaaaaaaaaaactctgtttataataccttgcaaatttatgtttatcaaaattttcgaatcaaAAAGATCCAGTACGATGATGAGAAAATGACGTCAAGTGGAACCTGCAGCTGTTAGCAACGACGAAACGACCTCCCTCGATGTGACGCCACTCCCGGCCAGTAAGTGTGGGAATCATCCATCAGTCGATATTACCTTCTACTTACCCTTTAGAGGGATAGCATTCTTCGGGAGCAACCTTTCCCTCACCTATTTAAAGTGCggaaaaattattcattcaatTCGTCTGGAAGAAGCAGCGAAAAAAACGGCTCcccctcttttcaaaattcatttttccacCATAAACAGTTGGAATGATCATCGGTCAAGTCGAAGTAGGCACTTGTCGTGGGAATATTCGATGGAGGCAAACAATTAGCCAAGCGCGAAAAAAGGAAGAGTCATCAGTGAGTAGGCGCATCACCGGAATCACCTTGCTTGTTGttactttatttaaaacaaacttgCACCTTGCATTGGCTTTCTACCATGGTAACGGCAAACATCTGTTGATTCTGATCACTAATTTGGATTGaatttaaccattttctaaTCAATCAGTTCGCCTGCTCATCTTCATGAACGGAAAAATGTCCCACGAACAGGATTTGCTTGCTGCTGCGCTTCCGGATCAAGTAAAGGAAGGGCCGATTGGCGTAGAATATCGGGGTGGCTGAGCGGCCCGTTGCTTGGACCTCTGAAAATGTAAAGCACAAACATTCCAATTCAATATGCTTCTTTTTctctaagaaaaacaaaaaaaacgagcTCGTGCTAGTGAAATTCCGAACTTTCAcagtttgtttgaaatcaattatttaaataaaattatccgtttttcagaaaaaaaaattacagaacacTGGGTAAAAATTGTAGCTTTATAATTATGTATATGTCGTTAAAATATTTCGAGGGTGTAATAATTGTATTAATTCGAGTTAAAATTAAGTGTTTAGACTctaaatgattctttctgttcggctcaagggattttatttcgggcttgcaagtttgcaagtgatcctaacttcggagaatcgtttgaaattttcggaacgtgcagtcaaaggattttaTCACGCGTttgacttttacttgcagacacgttcgacgttctgcacgTAAGGAACGAAAAagaatcagtttgcaactttgcaagatgattttttcggaGCTGACGTCGGGCTGTTAGTATCGGCACTGCATATTACATGacgggatctctttgcacctctgattTAGAGTTAAGAGTGTAAACGTCAAACGCACACACGCTCGATTTTTTATAGCCATTTATGgttcttaaataaccattttatgatatttacttcaaaaccgccaatatggttatttttcaataatttttcctgaaagaattttaaccattttggtagttttcgagtataaaccagaaaatggttgagtaatttgatgttttctgtatcgccattttgaaagcgaTTTACATTGCAGCTGGACGCCcttaaagcaatttttttctccgCAGAAGTGCATGTTTTCCAATAAATCAATTCTGTAGAAATCGTTGAAACATCGAATTAGTAATAGATGGGGAAAGGTAAgtgatttaaataaattattcaagtGATTCATACGAATTATTGAAgtagtttatttcaattttcttcataaacaaaaaatttcagggTACCGATTGGATGACGCCGGTTCAATTCCGTTTAAAACaccaacaaaattgacaaggacGAGGACTCATTCACCAGTCCAACTTTACAAAAAGAATCTTTCttacggttaaaaaataaccatatttcaacttctccccgaaaagtcataaaatggcatttcctgggaaaaggtcaaaaatgtttgtttttgaatcgtaaatgttttaataatttctagcgtgcACGTGAACAACATAAACAAGAAtcggcaaaacaaaacaaaatctgcGAAACGAAACAAATTATGTGCCAGAGTTCGTCATTGCGATTGTGATTTGCTGAACTTCGTGGAGTTACCGTCGGTCGCTTACATCTTGGAGTCGAAGTCAACAAACTGGGAGCCAAATTTAAGTTGGTTCGGTGAAGAGGTGAGACAATATGAGAGCTTCTAAATGGATCGAATGAAAACTGTTTCCTGCTCACTTTTGTCACATGGCCAAGCCGGAACTAATCCAGCCGGCAGCAGACATCGAGATGCTCCGGGACATAACCATGCGCTCGTTGAGCAGTGCAGCCAGGAAGGGCTGCCAGATTCTGTGATACTACCGTGATACCTGAGGAAACCGAGCTGTGGTATTACTGTTGTGTGTTTTGGCTGTCAGATGTTTGTCAATATGGTATGAAACGGGTCCTTCAGTAGGATTATGTCAGCTAGCTTAGGGTTTTAATATGTCGTGTGAGTAAAATGTTAAATTGCTACAAGATGTGGGTTTTGCGTATTTGTGTGTTGGGTAAGAGTTAGCCGTGTAGCACACACTGAAAGTCTGTGGTGCTCAAGTTGTTTCAAAACTTGCCGTATGTTTAGTTATAAATCACTGAATTATCAAAAGACCTAGTAGCTTTACTCGAGATGTTGATAAACACGGATAAATacggaagaaaatttaaaaaaaaatccaaattttaaagtttttggacGCGCTTTTTTGTAAGCTAGTGTCAAGGCAAAAATCCTAATTTCATCCCAGTTTTAGGTCTTAACTATTAATTTCTAAAAAGTTTAGTTTTAAAAGTTGTGCCGTATTCGGTTTTTTGGTCCTGCATCTTACTTGCACTAGTGAGAAACCATCAGCCAAATTCGGcaccgcttccatcgcctattatGGGAGAATTCCGGAGGTGGAGGCGGAGCAAGCAAAACAGCCACTATTATAACAAGTAGAAATGATCGTCAAagttgtgaaaatatttttgtccaTTCGTTTGTATAGGGATCTCCCATACTGCAACATATCTTCCGACTTGCACTGGTCTGGTATTTAGCCTTTATTTTCGTAAGGGATACGGACCAACAACATTGTACGAAGCACTTGCGAATGGGATAGCGTAAGAAAACTAAGGACTCTTTCGTTTGAGTTGGGACATGAAGCAAAAGTTTGCAAATTTCCAGTTTCGAACCAACTAGTCAAAATAATAACCGAGATGAAAGAACTGGTAACACTAGTGCAGGGCTACGCTTTTTATCATGACCAATAAGGCCTTTGTTAGCCTTCTGAGCTCATTGCTGGAATTGATCCCTCGGAAGTCGGAAAATATTCGATCAATACCACACTGTGAGGGGCAAGATTATGACTTACAATAGCTCTAAGCACTTCAATATCGAAAGATCTGTTGAAGAAAAGCAGAGTCACTACGCGACTCATGGTCTGGATATAACCGACTGAGAGACGGATGCGAACGAAACAGAAACTTGATTACCTAAGCGAAATCGTGAGTAAAATCCGCCGGACTGACTGCAGTGGAATGGTCCTTGAGCTTGGAAAATATGAGTGAGTCCTACAGGACTTTTGAGAAAGAAGtgcttgaaaaaaagttcacatTGGGCGAGGTCACGATGAAGGATAAATTGTGGCCCTGGTTTGACGGTTGTTGTACAAAAAATGGAGTGATGTTTAAGGCTTAGTGATCGTCAGGGTTAACGGGATCTTCTTATAAAGCTGCTACATAAAATCCATGTTGAGGTTTTGCGGTATACTGGATAATACAGTCGGAGTGCTTGCAGGGAATGACCTCACGGTGGGACTTCATTGCGTTGGCGGAAAGGTGGCGAAGTCGGTTTACAAAGTCTACTAGAAGGCTGAAGAATGTAGTAGCCTCTACCTGAACCTGCCACAGATAGGGACGAAAACCAATCAAACGTCACATTCGGTACTCCGAGTTAAACGAGCGGAGTGTGAGTGAATCTTTCACGGATAACGACCACTTTGCGGTTCACTACCGCGAGGTCTCGAGTTCGGGGTCAGATATATGTAAGtgtgaaaatgaaaatcaaatgccTCTGGAAGACCAGACGTTTTTAGTTGAAGAAGCATTGAAACTTGGATAAACTATTTGTGGAAAACTAAACGAGGGTTAAACGTAAAAAGTCGGGGAAGCCACTATGGAAACATACAGACATATCAACAGTCATCTACTAATAAGCTACTAAAAAAAGTCATAAACAAAAGGATTGAGAACACTGGAAGGCACAGTAAGTGTTCCACAAGGATCGTAAATTGTCCCGGTTTTATGGGACATAACGTGCGACGACCAGCTTACAAAAAGCCTTCCAGTGGAAGTCAATCAAGTGGAGGTCACGGAAGTTTTTGTTCTTCTAGTGACACTTGAGCGATTGAAACAGATGAAAACTGGATGCTCTCCAAGAGTCTGGATCTGGATCTAGCAACTACATATTTAGATGGTGTTGATTACCAATATAGTATCTGCCCAAACATGTATCATTACTTCGAGTAGAAACCTGGAATTCAGTATCCCACTGTGATGATTGACGTTTGACGTTTACAACTTCTCATCCAGTAGAGATATTAGAAGATAGACGCACACATTTGTAATGCTCTTGGTCATTTctcgaaaaattaaatgaatcatTGGAAAAGGGAGATAAGCCGATACTATAAATATCACGCGCTACGCGATAACACAATGTGACTAGAAAAGTAAGAATTAAGACTCACAACTGAAAGCACCTACACTATTTAAACAGTAATCTACAATATGACTGAATATAAAAGTGGGTTTCTCCAATGTACCCAAATAGATTACTGGAAATGAGTTAACTAGAAGTCCAACTTACCGGTTACCGCTACTGCTACTGTGCCAACTTCATCCACTTTCACGTGGGTGGTCTGCCGAACTTCTCCGATCCGAGAACGATCTCGTTCCAAAATGTGCAAATCGAAACGTTCAAAGAGAGATTTCAGTCCCATCTCCTTCAACAACTCCTTCGCGTCCAGTTTGTATTTGGCGGTAAACTTGGGTATGAAAACATCCAACGTCGTTGGAGTTAGTTCCTCATCCAACTTGGCGTAGAAGTCGGCATTCAAGAGGTCAACAGTTTGTTGGAGAGTCGTTCGACTTGAAGGCAGGATAAGCATCATCGACAGGTCAGTTTGCTTTTCGTAGAGGAGTTCCAGCACGTGCATGTTCAATTTGTGCATGTAATCGTAGAGGAATTCTCCAGTAAGGTGCATCATCTGAACCTGCTGATCTCCATTCGTGAAGTGGAACAATTTTGGTTGAGTGTGCTCCGCATTGAATGGAACAGCCCAGCTAGCATTCAAAGCAACCACACTCAGCACCAGCATGTCGTTGTCCACCCGCAAATCACCCGGTTCCATGTATTTTGTGAtgagattttttgtttcttcttttacCCACTGATTGATTGAGTTGACAACGGCATCCACGTCCTGGAAGTCGGCAACCTCGACCTGGGCACGGAAACGATCCCGGAATAGAGGAAGAACTTCCGGGTTCAGCTCCGCATCGGTGTGATACATCTTGACCCGAACCTTGAGTGATTCCGTCGGGTCACTGTTGAGTTCACCGATGAATTGCTCCAGATTACCGACTTCGACTTGTTTATCCGGTTGCAGATACATTCGGGTTTGCATATCGGGGGACACTTCGTTGCCGGCTAGCGGGTAGAACATAGCCAGAGCCATCCGCAAACTGGTTGGCGAAAGAACCGCGTTCTTATCCGATTTGAAGACTCGCTTGAACATGTCGAAAGTGAACTTGTTACTAGAGACTGCATTTTCtgttaaaagtaaaattcattGGTGATCAAGGcggataaaaatatttaataagaaGTCCTACCTGTAGAAAGACAGAATGCACTTTGAAAAAGTGCAATAACCAGAACGATCGAACGGAGGGACATTTTTCCtgtgtaggggagaatgaggatacttgatccctggggatacttgattccttagctatatctcgaaactggaatgtcttacaaagatcaaatgttctagaaaaatgtgccaaaatgagcaaaataacaatgcttgtaggttaaacatttttaacaaaataattgtttgagtaattgaactttgtttgaaaaatttcacaaaatgtaacttgaagatcttttttcatcactttaaaatgttccttacatgggaaaataatgaaaaaaatatttcttccaatgtatcaatcattcgagcgtaaaatgaacttcataatgccatattttcaaagcaaaggaaaactttcaacttttttcagaaaaaaatttctaaaatgttgattatgggtacaattgatcccctacaGTTGGtcacaattgatcccccttccaaacggcatattcttcttctgaattgatcgttatgattgctgattacgaaattactaatatttatccaaaaactaatatttattaaacaattgtctgaagaaaagagcaaaaataattaattttctcttaattataaaaaatagcgccttaaagtatgcaatgttattagcgttgagacaaagttatagaattttcttcttatgtctgctataaattgtgaaatgagaaaaaacatgaccgaaatagtcaattaacattctatcttggggttttgtttgatttttatacaagg comes from Uranotaenia lowii strain MFRU-FL unplaced genomic scaffold, ASM2978415v1 HiC_scaffold_187, whole genome shotgun sequence and encodes:
- the LOC129759541 gene encoding cuticle protein CP14.6-like — encoded protein: MSKITLISVLSMVVAVLAAPQIPPQNNGGDNSGIQLLRYNFTNNNEAGYAFTYEQSNKQIFSEVGTPKDTANGTKILGVEGAFTFVSPDGQTYWVNYKADENGFLPKTGTGTTGGIQPGQDAPVRT
- the LOC129759542 gene encoding uncharacterized protein LOC129759542; this encodes MFWYSQMKLLGLLFMVVVAAGRSIDTIDDFHRSVDFTLDFFRMAHRQNDAGDNLVMSPVSIRSALSMLFHAAHPETASEMQQFLRLSADPEKVVKNLQKYIGYNNEALRIAFKVFHSKNEEIKPSFLHSLKTIYEMEMEPVDFRKPELVSDLANSWIRKATNGMIQDLVDPMDLDTQANLLMLNAVALNASWNLKFNSDATDKATFNYLNGNQEVDMMYQEDDFRYANLDGVKVIELSYEPQTDLAMWILLPEQDTFDTFIQNFNLETYNQIEDHLDDVKVILQMPKFSVNHNTPAKKILRTMGLEKMFDEGVFDLSNEKPSKLADIQHRARIDVTEDGVSAAAVTELQFVLLSGPPKVVHFTADRPILILPYTGKMSLRSIVLVIALFQSAFCLSTENAVSSNKFTFDMFKRVFKSDKNAVLSPTSLRMALAMFYPLAGNEVSPDMQTRMYLQPDKQVEVGNLEQFIGELNSDPTESLKVRVKMYHTDAELNPEVLPLFRDRFRAQVEVADFQDVDAVVNSINQWVKEETKNLITKYMEPGDLRVDNDMLVLSVVALNASWAVPFNAEHTQPKLFHFTNGDQQVQMMHLTGEFLYDYMHKLNMHVLELLYEKQTDLSMMLILPSSRTTLQQTVDLLNADFYAKLDEELTPTTLDVFIPKFTAKYKLDAKELLKEMGLKSLFERFDLHILERDRSRIGEVRQTTHVKVDEVGTVAVAVTEVQATGRSATPIFYANRPFLYLIRKRSSKQILFVGHFSVHEDEQAN